CAACTCGTTCACCCAGTTTGTGCCAGGCCACGTGCATCTGCGCGACCTGGGTAAACTGGTTGCGGAGCAAATTGAGGCCTCAGGTGGCGTGGCGAAAGAGTTCAACACCATTGCGGTGGATGACGGTATCGCCATGGGGCATGGGGGAATGCTTTATTCACTGCCATCGCGTGAATTGATCGCTGACTCCGTAGAATATATGGTCAATGCGCACTGCGCCGATGCCATGGTCTGTATTTCCAACTGCGATAAAATCACTCCCGGAATGCTGATGGCCTCACTGCGCCTGAACATTCCGGTGATCTTCGTCTCCGGTGGTCCGATGGAAGCCGGTAAAACCAAGCTCTCCGATCAAATCATCAAACTGGATCTGGTGGATGCCATGATTCAGGGTGCCGATCCGAAAGTGTCTGACGAGCAGAGCGATCAGGTTGAACGTTCCGCCTGCCCAACCTGTGGATCGTGTTCCGGGATGTTCACCGCCAACTCAATGAACTGCCTGACTGAAGCGCTGGGATTATCGCAACCGGGAAATGGTTCCCTTCTGGCGACCCATGCTGACCGTGAGCAGCTGTTTCTCAATGCCGGTAAGCGCATTGTTGAGCTGACCAAACGCTACTATGAGCAGGATGATGCCAGCGCGCTGCCGCGCAATATCGCCAATAAAGCCGCGTTTGAAAATGCCATGACGCTGGATATCGCGATGGGTGGCTCCACAAACACGGTTCTGCATCTGCTGGCCGCGGCGCAGGAAGCTGAAATTGATTTCACCATGAGTGATATCGATAAGCTTTCCCGCAAGGTGCCGCAATTATGTAAAGTCGCGCCAAGCACCCAAAAATACCATATGGAAGATGTTCACCGTGCGGGGGGCGTTATCGGCATCCTGGGCGAGCTGGATCGCGCCAGACTGCTCAACCGCGATGTAAAAAATATTCTGGGCCTGACGCTGCCAGAGACCATTGAGCAATATGACGTGGTGATCACTCAGGATGAGGCGGTCAAAAGTATGTATCGTGCCGGACCCGCGGGTATTCGTACCACAAAAGCCTTCTCACAGAATTGCCGCTGGGACACGCTCGACGATGACCGCGCGCAAGGCTGCATTCGCTCGCTCGAACATGCCTACAGTCAGGATGGCGGGCTGGCCGTACTGTACGGTAACTTTGCCGAAAACGGCTGTATCGTGAAAACAGCAGGCGTTGATGACAGCATTCTGAAATTTACCGGCCCGGCAAAAGTCTATGAAAGCCAGGACGATGCGGTTGAGGCTATTCTCGGTGGAAAAGTCGTTGCCGGTGATGTAGTCGTGATCCGCTATG
The Klebsiella sp. RIT-PI-d genome window above contains:
- the ilvD gene encoding dihydroxy-acid dehydratase, giving the protein MPKYRSATTTHGRNMAGARALWRATGMTDDDFGKPIIAVVNSFTQFVPGHVHLRDLGKLVAEQIEASGGVAKEFNTIAVDDGIAMGHGGMLYSLPSRELIADSVEYMVNAHCADAMVCISNCDKITPGMLMASLRLNIPVIFVSGGPMEAGKTKLSDQIIKLDLVDAMIQGADPKVSDEQSDQVERSACPTCGSCSGMFTANSMNCLTEALGLSQPGNGSLLATHADREQLFLNAGKRIVELTKRYYEQDDASALPRNIANKAAFENAMTLDIAMGGSTNTVLHLLAAAQEAEIDFTMSDIDKLSRKVPQLCKVAPSTQKYHMEDVHRAGGVIGILGELDRARLLNRDVKNILGLTLPETIEQYDVVITQDEAVKSMYRAGPAGIRTTKAFSQNCRWDTLDDDRAQGCIRSLEHAYSQDGGLAVLYGNFAENGCIVKTAGVDDSILKFTGPAKVYESQDDAVEAILGGKVVAGDVVVIRYEGPKGGPGMQEMLYPTTFLKSMGLGKACALITDGRFSGGTSGLSIGHVSPEAASGGNIALIEDGDMIAIDIPNRGIQLQVSDQEIAARREAQDARGADAWTPKARERQVSFALRAYASLATSADKGAVRDKSKLGG